From the Pongo pygmaeus isolate AG05252 chromosome X, NHGRI_mPonPyg2-v2.0_pri, whole genome shotgun sequence genome, one window contains:
- the GPR34 gene encoding probable G-protein coupled receptor 34, which produces MRSHTITMTTTSVSSWPYSSHRMRFITNHSDQPPQNFSATPNVTTCPMDEKLLSTVLTTSYSVIFIVGLVGNIIALYVFLGIHRKRNSIQIYLLNVAIADLLLIFCLPFRIMYHINQNKWTLGVILCKVVGTLFYMNMYISIILLGFISLDRYIKINRSIQQRKAITTKQSIYVCCIVWMLALGGFLTMIILTLKKGGHNSTMCFHYRDKHNAKGEAIFNFILVVMFWLIFLLIILSYIKIGKNLLRISKRRSKFPNSGKYATTARNSFIVLIIFTICFVPYHAFRFIYISSQLNVSSCYWKEIVHKTNEIMLVLSSFNSCLDPVMYFLMSSNIRKIMCQLLFRRFQGEPSRSESTSEFKPGYSLHDTSMAAKIQSSSKST; this is translated from the coding sequence ATGAGAAGTCATACCATAACAATGACGACAACTTCAGTCAGCAGCTGGCCTTACTCCTCCCACAGAATGCGCTTTATAACCAATCATAGCGACCAACCGCCACAAAACTTCTCAGCAACACCAAATGTTACTACCTGTCCCATGGATGAAAAATTGCTATCTACTGTGTTAACAACATCCTACTCTGTTATTTTCATCGTGGGACTGGTTGGGAACATAATCGCCCTCTATGTATTTCTGGGTATTCACCGCAAaagaaattccattcaaatttatCTACTTAACGTAGCCATTGCAGACCTCCTACTCATCTTCTGCCTCCCTTTCCGAATAATGTATCACATTAACCAAAACAAGTGGACACTAGGTGTGATTCTGTGCAAGGTTGTGGGAACACTATTTTATATGAACATGTACATTAGCATTATTTTGCTTGGATTCATCAGTTTGGATCGCTATATAAAAATTAATCGGTCCATACAGCAACGGAAGGCAATAACAACCAAACAAAGTATTTATGTCTGTTGTATAGTATGGATGCTTGCTCTTGGTGGATTCCTAACTATGATTATTTTAACACTTAAGAAAGGAGGGCATAATTCCACAATGTGTTTCCATTACAGAGATAAGCATAACGCAAAAGGAGAAGCCATTTTTAACTTCATTCTTGTGGTAATgttctggctaattttcttactAATAATCCTTTCATATATTAAGATTGGGAAGAATCTATTGAGGATTTCTAAAAGGAGGTCAAAATTTCCTAATTCTGGTAAATATGCCACTACAGCTAGGAACTCCTTTATTGTACTTATCATTTTTACTATATGTTTTGTTCCCTATCATGCCTTTCGATTCATCTACATTTCTTCACAGCTAAATGTATCATCTTGCTACTGGAAAGAAATTGTTCACAAAACCAATGAGATCATGCTGGTTCTCTCATCTTTCAACAGTTGCTTAGATCCAGTCATGTATTTCCTGATGTCCAGTAACATTCGCAAAATAATGTGCCAACTTCTTTTTAGACGATTTCAAGGTGAACCAAGTAGGAGTGAAAGCACTTCAGAATTTAAACCAGGATACTCCCTGCATGATACATCTATGGCAGCGAAAATACAGTCTAGTTCTAAAAGTACTTGA